The proteins below come from a single Strix uralensis isolate ZFMK-TIS-50842 chromosome 8, bStrUra1, whole genome shotgun sequence genomic window:
- the ARTN gene encoding artemin, with product MRDKTRRPAPPVAHTRRPALPAAGPRGLGCRGARRRLTPRGGPRCWGRPHGRPEAASMEQRAGPPELRPAGPTTHPQPKEGTLWGLLAILSLLAGLAAGTLRTPHCNETLDVSPTPRGMATASPAVEDGVEVPLAAAWSPQYGDNVTTGGLGAAELAEDLLLRTERSPPGTSKGKKGTQKHPRGSRGRNCHIRNLMVKVRDLGLGFNSDEIVLFKYCSGSCHRARSNYDLTLGSLLRQQLITPGPQERVLSHPCCRPTRYEAVSFMDVQNTWQTVEKLSAAECSCIG from the exons ATGAGAGACAAGACGAGGCGGCCGGCTCCACCAGTGGCTCACACGCGTCGGccggccctccccgccgcagGACCACGGGGTCTGGGCTGCCGTGGGGCGAGAAGGCGGTTAACGCCACGCGGGGGGCCCAGGTGCTGGGGCAGACCCCATGGGCGACCCGAGGCCG CCAGCATGGAGCAGCGAGCGGGGCCACCAGAGCTGAGACCTGCAGGACCCACCACGCACCCGCAGCCCAAG GAGGGAACCCTGTGGGGGCTCCTCGCCATCCTCTcgctgctggctgggctggccGCTGGCACCCTGCGAACGCCACACTGCAATGAGACGCTGGACGTGTCCCCCACGCCGCGGGGCATGGCCACTGCCAGCCCGGCTGTGGAGGATGGCGTGGAGGTACCGCTCGCCGCTGCCTGGAGCCCGCAGTACG GGGACAACGTGACGACGGGTGGCCTGGGCGCTGCGGAGCTGGCAGAGGACCTGCTGCTGCGTACCGAGCGCTCACCACCGGGCACCAGCAAAGGCAAGAAGGGCACACAGAAACACCCTCGGGGGTCCCGCGGGCGCAACTGCCACATCCGCAACCTGATGGTGAAGGTGCGCGACCTGGGCCTGGGCTTCAACTCAGATGAGATTGTGCTCTTCAAGTACTGCAGCGGATCCTGTCACCGGGCACGCAGCAACTACGACCTGACGCTGGGCAGCCTGCTGCGGCAGCAGCTCATCACCCCGGGGCCGCAGGAGCGGGTCCTCAGCCACCCCTGCTGCCGGCCCACCCGCTACGAGGCCGTCTCCTTCATGGATGTGCAGAACACGTGGCAGACGGTGGAGAAGCTCTCGGCGGCCGAGTGCAGCTGCATCGGCTGA